In Longimicrobium sp., the sequence CATCGAGCGCGGCGACACGCTGCGCCAGCCCGTGTTCAGGGATCCCGGCACGGGCGGGTTGGGCACCTTCGACGTGGTGATCGCCAATCCGCCGTTCTCGCTGGAAAAGTGGGGACGCGACGTGTGGGAGAGCGATCCCTGGGGCCGGGCGTTCGCGGGGCTGCCCACGGACAGCAACGGCGACATGGCGTGGGTGCAGCACATGGTGAAGTCCATGGCTGCTCGCACGGGGCGCATGGCGGTGGTGCTGCCGCAGGGTGCGCTGTTTCGCGGAGGGGTGGAGGGCACCATCCGTCAGCACCTGCTGAAGGCGGACCTGGTGGAGGCGGTGATCGGCCTGGCGCCCAACCTGTTTTACGGCACTGGGCTGGCCGCGTGCGTGATGGTACTGCGGCGCGCCAAGCCGGCGGAGCGCACGCGCAGGGTGCTAGTAGCCGACGGGTCGACGCTCTTTCGCCGGGGGCGCGCGCAGAACTTTCTGGAAGCGGAGCACGCGGCCGAGATCCTGGGGTGGGTGCAGGGCTTTGCCGAGGTGGAGGACCGCACGCGCGTCGTGAGCCTGGAAGAAATCGAAAACGAGGGGTGGACGCTGAACATCTCGCGCTACGTGCTGCCGCCCATCGGCGCCGACATCCCGCCGCTGCCGGAGGCGGTGGCGGCATTCAAGGAAGCCCTGGCTCGCGCACGTGAAGCGGAGGATTCGCTGCGGCGTGTGATGCTGGAGGGAGGCTGGCTGCCATGAGTGCGCCGATGAGCCAGCAGGCGCTGGAGTCGTACCTGTGGGGCGCCGCCGTGATCCTGCGCGGCCTGGTGGACGCGGGCGACTACAAGCAGTTCGTGTTTCCGCTCCTGTTCTACAAGCGCCTTTCCGACGTGTGGGACGAGGATTACGCGGCGGCGTTGGCTGAATCCGGCGATGTTGACTTCGCGATGGACGTGGCGAACGACCGGTTCGTGATCCCCGGCGGTGCGCACTGGTCGGACGTGCGCGCGGTGGCCAAGGACGTGGGACGTACGCTGCAATCCGCCTTGCGCCGCGTCGAGTCGGCCAACCCGGGGAGGCTGGACGGCATCTTTGGGGATGCGGGGTGGACCAACAAGGAGCGTCTTCCCGACGCCACGCTCAAGAACCTGCTGGAGCACTTCAGCGCGCAGACGCTGTCGCTGGCGAACGTTCCGGAGGACGAGCTGGGGAACGGCTACGAGTTCCTGATCAAGAAGTTCGCGGACGACAGCGGCCACACGGCGCAGGAGTTCTACACCAACCGCACCGTCGTTCACCTGATGGTGCAGATGCTGGATCCACAGCCCGGCGAGCACATCTACGATCCCACCTGCGGCACGGGCGGCATGCTGATCTCCGCGTTGGCGGAGGTCAAGCGCAACGGCGGCGAGCACCGCACGCTCCGGGTGTTCGGGCAGGAGCGCAACCACATGACGGCGTCCATCGCCCGCATGAACCTGGTGCTGCACGGGGTGGAGGATTCGGAGATCGCCCGCGGCGACACCTTGGCCGCGCCCGCGTTCGCGGAGAACGACCGGCTGCGCACCTTCGACGTGGTGCTGGCCAATCCGCCGTACTCCATCAAGCAGTGGAACCGCGACGCGTGGGCCACGGACAGGTGGGGCCGCAACTTCCTGGGCACGCCGCCGCAGGGGCGCGCGGACTACGCGTTCTTTCAGCACATTTTGCGCAGCCTGGACCCGCG encodes:
- a CDS encoding class I SAM-dependent DNA methyltransferase gives rise to the protein MSAPMSQQALESYLWGAAVILRGLVDAGDYKQFVFPLLFYKRLSDVWDEDYAAALAESGDVDFAMDVANDRFVIPGGAHWSDVRAVAKDVGRTLQSALRRVESANPGRLDGIFGDAGWTNKERLPDATLKNLLEHFSAQTLSLANVPEDELGNGYEFLIKKFADDSGHTAQEFYTNRTVVHLMVQMLDPQPGEHIYDPTCGTGGMLISALAEVKRNGGEHRTLRVFGQERNHMTASIARMNLVLHGVEDSEIARGDTLAAPAFAENDRLRTFDVVLANPPYSIKQWNRDAWATDRWGRNFLGTPPQGRADYAFFQHILRSLDPRTGRCAILFPHGVLFRKEEAEMRRRLVEADLVECVLGLGPNLFYNSPMEACIVLCRTAKPTERRGCVLFIDAVNEVARERAASFLKPGHQARIENAYAAFADEPGFARVATREEIGAQAWSLSIPLYVKRASQAAGNGEARTLAAAWAAWEASGQTFWTEMDAVVDMLDGLMVEEATEAVSA
- a CDS encoding N-6 DNA methylase, with the translated sequence PRTFFGKLYGQEKNLTTAAVARMNLFLHGIEDFAIERGDTLRQPVFRDPGTGGLGTFDVVIANPPFSLEKWGRDVWESDPWGRAFAGLPTDSNGDMAWVQHMVKSMAARTGRMAVVLPQGALFRGGVEGTIRQHLLKADLVEAVIGLAPNLFYGTGLAACVMVLRRAKPAERTRRVLVADGSTLFRRGRAQNFLEAEHAAEILGWVQGFAEVEDRTRVVSLEEIENEGWTLNISRYVLPPIGADIPPLPEAVAAFKEALARAREAEDSLRRVMLEGGWLP